The genomic stretch CGGCTCGTCGGCGCACCCGAATACGTGGCCGACTACGTCTGCGTGCACGAACTCTGCCACCTGCGCCACCCCAACCACAGCCCAGCCTTTTGGGCAGAAGTCGAACAACACTCTCCGTACCGACCCGCCGCTACCGCCTGGCTCAAACAGCACGGCCGCGAGTTGTTCCTACTGGGCTAAAACAATTTCAGGTAGCCTTTCCGTTGCTGGACGCGCAAAGTGCGCGGAAACACACACATGCGGTTTTAATACTCAGACAACAGCCCGCCTGCCCACGCCCCCACGACAACCAACCGTTTTCAGGTAGCCTTTCCCTTTGCGGGGTGCATAGGTATGTGCGGAACCACACGCACGCGGTTTGAAACATCGGGCGACAGCGCGCATGCCTGCGGCAAAACCCTACACACCGCTCAAACAACACGGCATCGCCATACCGGCTGCCAATGTGCCGAATAGGGAAACGCTACCTGAAAACCTGTAGGTCGGATTCTTGAATCCGACTTCCCGAATGGCGGCCTATCCACCAGATACGGCTATTTAAACCACAAAGGCTACCTGAAATTTAAGGTAGCCTTTCGCATTGCCCGCGCCGTCAGGCCTGTTCGCGGAAATCTTCCCCCTTAAAACCCGTCTCGGGTTGCCGCGCTCCACTTGATAGAGTAATTTGTGTGCATCGGCGGTGTGTTGGCGCAGGGCGGTTTGGTAGTGTTCGGCCAGTTTGAGCGCGAGCAGCCTCAGTGTGCGTTTTTTGTTGGCGTACTGACCGCATTCGCTCTCGGCGCGCACGGCGGAGTCGGTTTTGTTCACGTGCTGCCCGCCTTTGCTGCCGGCGTAGCAGGTTTGGAATTCGATGCCTTCGCTTTCCGGTAGCGCGGGAATCTCAGGTAGCCTGAACACGCCGATATACCAGTTTTGCATGGGTGCTGCCACACAGTATCGGGGTCGAGGTACACGCCGAGGCTGGAGAGCTGCAGATCTTCGGCGAAATCTTGGCGGCTGTCGAGCCGAGTGGGCCGGTTCGGGTCGGCGTAATAGACGAGCAACAGCGGCGTATGGCGGTATTTGGCGATGGCGGGTTGGCTACAGTTGCAGCGGGCTGGGCTGAGGTCGGGCGCTTGGAAGTGGTGATACCCGGGCCAGTAGTAGTTATGACATTGAGGCAGGCAGTATTTGCTGCCGTCGAGAAAGCGCACCATCTGCAGAGGGAGGCGGTGGCGACGGTGTTGCGGATACACAGTGTCGATGTCGTATGAACTGTACACCTGCTTATCGGCTTCGGGGCTGTTTTCAGGTAGTCCTTGGTGGCCGTGCGCGTCCACATGGCGGCGCAAAAAACCTGCTGGCCGAGCCGGCGCGAGCCGCTGTGCACAAGCAGTTGCAAGCAATCGGTATCGAAGTTTTCAGGTAGCTTTTCGGGGCGATAGACTGTGTCCACGGTTTGCAGTTCGGCAAAATGGTTGCCGCCGCCAATACTGCCTAAGGCTACCTGAAAAGGATGCTGCGGCAAGATTGCGTTAATCCGTGCCTGCCTGCTTTCATCCAGCGGCGCATCGATACTGCCAAGCTGTTTGGCCAGCTTGGCGGGTTTGGCTTTGTGTGCGGGCAAATCGGTTTGCCACAGCGCCATGCCGCAGCCGATGTCGTTACCGATGAGCGCGGGATAAAAACAGCCGAAGCTAAAAAATGCCGCGCCGACGGGATAGCCGCGCCCGGCATGCAAATCGGGCATACCGGCCACCCGGCGCATCTGTGGCAGGCGGGCGGTGTTTTGGAACTGTTGGATGGCGTTGCCTTCAATCCAGGTATTTGAACCGGCTATTAAAACAATGTTTTCAGAAATGATTTGGGGATTTTGTGTGCCCATAATGTACTTTCTTGCGGCGGATAAATCCGTTTGCGCACAGCTCTGCCACAAACGTGCACATACAGTGGAGACAGGTTGAAACAGCAAGTAAATTCATCTGCAGAGTGCAAACGGCAGGTGCGGCAAAGCAGCGCATTAAATACAGTTTACAAAATAGGAAGAAAGCAACCCGAAGCGGGTGGCACAAAAAAAAGGAATAGCCTCAGGCTTCTGAGCTGCAAAGAGTTGAGAGTTGAACGGAGGATTGAAGCGTACGGCATGATAAACTCCTTTCTTTGCAGTGATGAATGAATTATTGAAAACCTGTGCGTGGTAGCGGTCGATACCGGCTACGGCAAGTGCATAGTAGAAAAGGTGCATAGGTCATTGTATTTTTCCCGCACCATGCCCTGTGTAGCAAACAATAAAAACCGGCTGTCTGGTAATAGACAGCCGGTTTCGAATATTGCAATTAGCCCAAGTTGCGTTCGGCGTTAATCAGAGAACGGCGAGCCAAAGCCAAGTTAGCTTTGCTTCTGTCCAGCACAGAGTACAAAAACAGACCGTCATGACGGGGCAGCGGACGCAGCAGGTGATATTGGGTACCCAGGGTCATCAAAACGTCTTCTACTTCATCCTTCAAACCAAGCATTTGCATGGTTTTCTTTTTGGCACGGATTACTTCTGTGTTACCTGCGGCGGCAATTTCCAAATCGATTGAGGGGCTACCGCCACCGGCCAACAACATACCGCTGGAGTAATCCACTACTGCGGCAGCCAGGGCGCCATCCACGTTCAACATTTCTGCTACGGTTTTATCGTAATTCATTTTCGACAAGATCTCCACAAAAACAAAATAAAAACAAATAATTTAAAGCTTCCCGAAACCAATTCATACTCTCTACTTTGTAACTCAGGAAGGCTTGGCAGGCCTTATTATCCAAACAACATCACCTGCTTCTATTTAGTTAGCTGGACTAGGCAGCTGGCTGTATAAAGCTTTTCCACCACCTTCAACGCTGAATCGCAGTATATGCCTTTTACTTTTCAAAGTAAACATTAACACCGACATATATTGTATGCATTTGATGCACAGCAACTTCTGGCACCCACACCCAAGTGCCATGATATTTTTGTTTCTTATCCCATAAGGCCAAAAATATCCGCGCCCTAGCCGCCGCTAAACACTGTTCAAGCTGACTATTTTTTCACTGCATAATGTCATTTTTTCAGCTATTTTCGTTTCAAACACACCGCACTAATCCTATTTCCACTACCTAGCACAACAAAGAAGACCTTTTCACAGCACAAGCTTATAATTCTGTTTTCCCTCTTTTTCAGGTAGCCTCACATGACACAACCCTCTTGGCAAGCCGGGCGCTTTCGCAT from Eikenella exigua encodes the following:
- a CDS encoding peptide chain release factor-like protein; this encodes MQNWYIGVFRLPEIPALPESEGIEFQTCYAGSKGGQHVNKTDSAVRAESECGQYANKKRTLRLLALKLAEHYQTALRQHTADAHKLLYQVERGNPRRVLRGKISANRPDGAGNAKGYLKFQVAFVV
- a CDS encoding RtcB family protein, whose protein sequence is MGTQNPQIISENIVLIAGSNTWIEGNAIQQFQNTARLPQMRRVAGMPDLHAGRGYPVGAAFFSFGCFYPALIGNDIGCGMALWQTDLPAHKAKPAKLAKQLGSIDAPLDESRQARINAILPQHPFQVALGSIGGGNHFAELQTVDTVYRPEKLPENFDTDCLQLLVHSGSRRLGQQVFCAAMWTRTATKDYLKTAPKPISRCTVHTTSTLCIRNTVATASLCRWCAFSTAANTACLNVITTTGPGITTSKRPTSAQPAATVANPPSPNTAIRRCCSSITPTRTGPLGSTAAKISPKICSSPASACTSTPILCGSTHAKLVYRRVQAT